One Amaranthus tricolor cultivar Red isolate AtriRed21 chromosome 10, ASM2621246v1, whole genome shotgun sequence genomic window carries:
- the LOC130825269 gene encoding flowering time control protein FCA isoform X5 yields MMERHRGGDRDRDRDYRDRDRDRDRNFHHQHRRPSRFSDAFAVETRRSPVNYRDGFSDGRRAFESPPQQPPVGGNGGFIPPVGGPPAGFWPAGGEVGGPGEGGGFGNDFPGPRRPLQPSPSLSGQKRGFPFSGRGGSPEHFDGKSFVKLFVGSVPRTATEEEIRPLFEEQGNVLEVALIKDKRTGQQQGCCFIKYATSEEADRAIRALHNQYTLPGGVAPIQVRYADGERERLVEYKLFVGSLNKLATVKEVEEIFARYGRIEDVYLMRDERKQSRGCGFVKFSNRESAMAAINDLNGIHTMRGCDQPLIVRFADPKRPRAGEPRSGPALGGPGFGPSQPTGIRPGTGPDFPGPMGGLGAPNAWQSMNPQNLGPSGNVGLHGFSNQFPPRSGDATIPSTPGAHVGGQGSLTEGSVSGAVSATLPSSQNFNHSFPQMPSTGHHISPLPKPVQSPQYYRPPLQLHQGHGTHSQAPTSQAPIRPFNSQVSVQGPYSQPVPSQEIHGSTGHVPSALPHAQQNTVTSTSLQNQPNAASPSTDSQLPTSAPQKPLSYQQSPSQITQMLSQQRQSLQASFQSSKQAFSQLQQQAQMMQPSVHNQAVPQSFQASRQQWATAAPSTATSVPALGPSSETTSTSSVPVGSAAAVRPAPVKCNWTEHTSPDGYKYYYNYVTGESRWLKPEELESYEQQQNLAVQPPNQPSLQAVPSQQVSQTQPPQLQTQFHHTRQLQNLPLSSMYQTPGGVSNPTAQGTNYSQLQAPMNSANDSARFQQVPQAAQDWAWKNNSGGN; encoded by the exons ATGATGGAAAGGCACCGAGGCGGTGACCGTGATCGTGACCGCGACTATCGCGATCGTGACCGAGACCGCGACCGCAATTTCCATCATCAACATCGCCGTCCTTCTCGCTTTTCCGATGCTTTTGCAGTCGAAACCCGCCGTAGTCCTGTCAACTACCGTGATGGATTCTCCGATGGTCGCCGTGCTTTTGAGAGTCCGCCTCAGCAACCTCCCGTAGGTGGTAATGGAGGTTTCATTCCCCCGGTTGGTGGGCCTCCTGCAGGATTTTGGCCCGCTGGTGGTGAAGTTGGAGGCCCGGGAGAGGGAGGGGGTTTCGGGAATGATTTTCCAGGCCCTCGCCGGCCCTTGCAACCATCGCCTTCTCTTTCTGGTCAGAAACGAGGGTTTCCGTTCTCTGGCCGTGGTGGCTCCCCAg AGCACTTTGATGGAAAGAGTTTTGTTAAGCTTTTTGTAGGGTCTGTACCCAGAACAGCCACCGAAGAAGAG ATACGACCATTGTTTGAAGAACAAGGAAACGTCTTGGAAGTTGCTTTAATAAAGGACAAGAGAACCGGACAACAACAAG GGTGTTGTTTTATTAAATATGCTACTTCTGAAGAAGCAGACAGGGCAATAAGAGCTTTGCACAATCAATATACTTTGCCTGGG GGAGTGGCTCCAATACAAGTTAGATATGCTGATGGTGAACGTGAACGTCTCG TTGAGTACAAGTTGTTTGTGGGTTCATTGAATAAGCTTGCTACGGTGAAGGAAGTGGAGGAG ATATTTGCACGATATGGTCGCATTGAAGATGTATACCTTATGCGTGATGAAAGGAAGCAGAGTAGAG GCTGTGGGTTTGTCAAGTTCTCTAATAGGGAATCAGCAATGGCAGCGATAAATGATCTGAATGGGATTCATACAATGAGG GGCTGCGATCAACCTCTAATTGTTAGGTTTGCTGATCCAAAGAGGCCCCGGGCTGGAGAACCAAG GTCCGGGCCTGCATTGGGAGGTCCAGGCTTTGGTCCTTCTCAACCAACAGGGATCAG GCCGGGTACTGGACCCGATTTCCCTGGTCCTATGGGCGGTCTGGGGGCACCAAATGCATGGCAGTCTATGAATCCACAGAATCTAGGTCCATCTGGTAATGTTGGCTTGCATGGATTTAGCAATCAGTTTCCTCCTAGATCTGGTGATGCAACAATTCCTTCAACTCCT GGTGCCCATGTTGGTGGTCAAGGCAGTCTTACAGAAGGTTCAGTCAGTGGAGCTGTTTCTGCTACATTACCATCCTCACAG AATTTCAATCATTCATTTCCACAAATGCCTTCAACTGGCCATCATATATCACCTCTGCCAAAACCGGTCCAGTCTCCTCAGTACTATAGACCTCCCTTACAACTACATCAAGGACATGGGACACATTCTCAAGCACCCACTTCTCAGGCGCCAATAAGGCCATTTAATTCTCAAGTCAGTGTTCAAGGTCCATACAGTCAGCCGGTTCCATCGCAAGAGATTCATGGTTCCACCGGACATGTGCCTTCTGCGTTGCCTCATGCTCAGCAGAACACCGTAACTTCTACATCTCTACAAAATCAGCCTAATGCTGCATCTCCATCGACTGACTCTCAGCTCCCTACTTCAGCACCACAGAAACCTCTTTCTTATCAACAATCTCCGTCTCAGATTACACAGATGCTATCACAACAGAGGCAGAGTCTGCAAGCTAGCTTTCAGTCGTCTAAGCAGGCATTTTCTCAACTTCAACAACAGGCACAAATGATGCAACCATCTGTGCATAACCAAGCTGTACCGCAGAGCTTTCAAGCTTCAAGGCAGCAG TGGGCTACTGCTGCACCATCGACAGCTACCAGTGTGCCTGCCCTTGGACCATCCTCAGAGACAACTTCCACATCTTCTGTGCCTGTGGGAAGTGCTGCTGCTGTTAGACCAGCTCCTGTTAAATGTAACTGGACAGAGCATACCTCCCCTGATGGGTAcaaatattattataactatgTAACTGGTGAAAGCAGG TGGTTGAAACCTGAGGAATTGGAATCATATGAGCAGCAACAGAATTTAGCTGTTCAACCACCAAATCAGCCAAGTTTGCAGGCTGTTCCTAGCCAACAGGTAAGCCAAACACAACCACCACAGCTTCAGACACAGTTTCACCACACTCGGCAGTTGCAGAATCTGCCTTTGTCATCAATG TATCAAACTCCCGGAGGTGTCAGCAACCCGACTGCTCAG GgtactaattattcacaattacAGGCACCCATGAACTCTGCTAACGATAGTGCTCGCTTCCAGCAG GTTCCTCAAGCTGCTCAAGATTGGGCTTGGAAGAACAACTCTGGAG GAAACTGA